A genome region from Flavobacterium sp. includes the following:
- the serB gene encoding phosphoserine phosphatase SerB, producing the protein MAVEDKEIILLKVSGHDKIGVTAGLTAVLAAYDANILDIGQADIHDTLSLGILFEIAAGSSSAPVLKDLLFKAYELEIKVKFIPISIEDYEKWVKSQSKQRYIINILGEKLAASQLAAVTKIMSDQNLNIDSIIRLTGRTSIVEKEEYPRSCIQLSVTGEIVNKIIMTASFMEISRTLNVDISFQEDNIYRRNRRLVCFDMDSTLIQTEVIDELAELNGVGDQVRAITESAMNGEIDFNESFKKRMALLEGLSEEVLQKVAVNLPITQGAHRLMKALKYYGYKTAILSGGFTYFGEYLQKELGIDYVHANKLEIKDGKLTGKYLGDIVDGQKKAEYLKAIAEKEGIHINQTIAVGDGANDLPMLNLAGLGIAFHAKPKVKESASTSISSLGLDGVLYLLGYHDRYIDMM; encoded by the coding sequence ATGGCAGTAGAGGATAAAGAAATTATTTTATTAAAAGTTTCAGGACACGATAAAATAGGGGTTACAGCAGGTTTAACAGCTGTATTGGCAGCTTATGATGCTAATATTTTAGATATCGGTCAGGCCGATATTCATGACACACTTTCTTTAGGGATTTTATTCGAAATTGCTGCAGGTTCTTCATCGGCACCGGTTTTAAAAGACTTATTATTCAAAGCTTACGAATTAGAGATAAAAGTAAAATTTATTCCAATTTCGATCGAAGACTATGAAAAATGGGTGAAATCACAGTCTAAGCAGCGTTATATCATTAATATTTTAGGCGAAAAACTAGCAGCATCACAATTGGCAGCAGTTACTAAAATAATGTCAGATCAAAATTTAAATATCGATTCCATTATACGTTTAACCGGAAGAACTTCAATTGTAGAAAAAGAAGAATATCCGCGTTCATGTATTCAGTTGTCTGTAACGGGTGAAATTGTAAATAAAATTATCATGACAGCAAGTTTTATGGAAATTTCAAGAACGCTGAATGTTGATATTTCTTTCCAGGAAGACAATATTTACAGAAGAAACCGCCGTTTAGTTTGTTTCGATATGGATTCAACTTTAATTCAGACAGAAGTTATTGATGAACTGGCAGAATTAAATGGAGTAGGAGATCAGGTTCGAGCTATTACAGAATCGGCTATGAATGGTGAAATTGATTTCAACGAAAGTTTCAAAAAACGTATGGCTTTATTGGAAGGCTTAAGTGAAGAAGTACTTCAAAAAGTGGCAGTAAATTTACCAATTACCCAAGGTGCACATCGTTTGATGAAAGCTCTGAAATATTACGGATACAAAACAGCTATTCTTTCAGGAGGATTTACTTATTTTGGAGAATACCTTCAAAAAGAATTAGGAATTGACTACGTTCACGCAAATAAACTGGAAATTAAAGATGGTAAACTAACCGGGAAATATCTGGGTGATATTGTCGACGGGCAAAAGAAAGCCGAGTACTTAAAAGCAATTGCAGAAAAAGAAGGAATTCATATTAATCAAACTATTGCAGTTGGAGACGGTGCAAACGATTTGCCAATGCTAAACTTAGCCGGCTTAGGAATCGCTTTTCATGCAAAACCAAAAGTAAAAGAAAGTGCTTCAACTTCAATTTCTAGTTTAGGTCTTGATGGCGTTTTATACCTTTTAGGATATCACGATCGATATATTGATATGATGTAA
- a CDS encoding GH3 auxin-responsive promoter family protein: MPLSIINSFASWVLKQRIHQIELFLKYPNEVQEELLHNLLVASENTVIGKKYDFASINSYQTFAERVPIASYEELQPLIERTRQGEQGVFWETPIKWFAKSSGTTNAKSKFIPVSNEALEDCHYKGSKDLLCLYLNNNEDSELFLGKSLRLGGSSQIYENNNTFFGDLSAILIENMPIWAEFSSTPSSKTSLMSEWETKIAAIINETKNENVTSFAGVPSWMLVLMNKVLENTGKQSLLELWPNLEVYFHGGVSFSPYKEQYKKILPSKDFKYYEIYNASEGFFAIQDLNNSSDLLLMLDYGIFYEFIPMETFGTPNQKVVRLADVELNKNYAIVITTNSGLWRYLIGDTVRFTSLNPYRIRVTGRTKHHINVFGEELMVENTDQAIAKACQITQTEVIDYTVAPIFMQDKEKGAHEWMIEFKKNPADVGLFQKVLDETLQTLNSDYEAKRYNNMTLNPLVINVARENLFYDWLKERDKLGGQHKIPRLSNQRDYLEQLKEM; encoded by the coding sequence ATGCCTTTATCAATAATTAACTCTTTCGCTTCTTGGGTCCTGAAACAAAGGATACATCAAATTGAACTTTTTTTAAAATACCCAAATGAAGTTCAGGAAGAACTATTGCATAATTTATTGGTGGCTTCGGAAAATACCGTAATCGGGAAAAAATACGATTTTGCTTCTATAAACTCTTATCAAACTTTTGCCGAAAGGGTTCCTATTGCAAGTTATGAAGAATTACAGCCTTTGATCGAACGTACGCGTCAGGGCGAACAAGGTGTTTTTTGGGAAACACCTATAAAATGGTTTGCCAAATCTAGCGGAACAACTAATGCAAAAAGCAAATTTATTCCGGTAAGTAATGAAGCTCTTGAAGATTGTCATTATAAAGGAAGTAAAGATTTACTGTGTTTGTATTTAAATAATAATGAAGATTCTGAATTGTTTCTTGGAAAGAGTTTACGCTTGGGCGGAAGTTCTCAGATTTACGAAAACAATAATACTTTCTTTGGAGATTTGTCGGCAATTTTGATTGAAAACATGCCTATTTGGGCTGAATTCAGTAGCACGCCAAGCAGTAAAACTTCGTTAATGAGCGAATGGGAAACTAAAATCGCAGCGATTATTAATGAAACTAAAAATGAAAATGTAACCAGTTTTGCCGGAGTTCCTTCCTGGATGCTGGTTTTAATGAATAAAGTTCTGGAAAACACTGGCAAACAGAGTTTATTGGAACTTTGGCCAAATCTTGAAGTTTACTTTCACGGCGGTGTGAGTTTTTCTCCTTATAAAGAACAATACAAGAAAATTTTACCAAGCAAAGATTTTAAATACTACGAAATCTATAATGCGTCTGAAGGCTTTTTTGCAATTCAGGATTTGAATAATTCAAGTGATTTATTGCTGATGTTGGATTACGGAATTTTCTATGAATTTATTCCGATGGAAACTTTTGGAACTCCAAATCAAAAAGTGGTTCGCTTGGCCGATGTAGAATTGAATAAAAACTACGCCATTGTTATTACTACAAATTCCGGTTTATGGCGTTATTTAATTGGTGATACGGTTCGTTTTACTTCATTAAATCCGTATAGAATTCGAGTTACGGGAAGAACCAAACATCATATTAATGTTTTTGGGGAAGAATTAATGGTTGAAAATACCGATCAGGCCATTGCGAAAGCCTGCCAAATCACTCAAACTGAAGTTATTGATTATACAGTTGCTCCTATTTTTATGCAGGATAAAGAAAAAGGCGCGCACGAATGGATGATTGAATTCAAGAAAAATCCGGCTGATGTAGGTCTTTTCCAAAAAGTTCTGGATGAAACTCTGCAGACTTTAAATTCTGATTACGAGGCGAAACGCTACAATAATATGACTTTAAATCCTTTAGTTATTAATGTGGCTCGCGAGAATTTATTTTATGACTGGCTGAAAGAACGAGATAAATTGGGCGGACAGCATAAAATTCCGAGACTTTCTAATCAAAGAGATTATTTAGAGCAGTTGAAGGAGATGTAA
- a CDS encoding DUF2797 domain-containing protein, whose translation MTYQGVLTKMQTELGNPIQYYLVFEDSFLNVNQLLNKEIEINFTGYQCLNCNKKKKIFRQGFCYDCFYSSPAVGDWIMRPELSTAHLGIADRDLEYEQKAQLQPHIVYLAFSSEIKVGVTRKSQVPTRWIDQGATQAIAIVEVPNRYLAGITEVALKDHYVDKTNWRKMLQCTAESCDLIFEKSKVENLIPAEVKDYFYSQKNDVYDLNYPVLYYPTKVASLNLDKTPSFQGKLVGIKGQYLIFENGAVFNVRGSEGYMVNINV comes from the coding sequence ATGACATATCAAGGCGTACTAACAAAAATGCAAACTGAACTTGGAAATCCAATTCAATATTATTTAGTTTTTGAAGATAGTTTTCTAAATGTAAATCAATTATTAAACAAAGAGATTGAGATAAATTTTACAGGTTACCAATGTTTGAACTGTAATAAAAAGAAAAAAATATTCAGACAGGGTTTTTGTTATGACTGTTTTTATTCAAGCCCGGCTGTAGGCGACTGGATTATGAGACCTGAATTGAGCACGGCACATTTAGGAATTGCTGATCGTGATTTAGAATATGAGCAAAAAGCACAATTACAGCCTCATATCGTTTATTTGGCTTTTTCAAGCGAAATAAAAGTGGGAGTTACACGCAAAAGCCAGGTACCAACAAGATGGATTGATCAGGGAGCAACTCAGGCAATTGCAATTGTTGAAGTACCAAATCGTTATCTGGCAGGAATTACAGAAGTGGCGCTAAAAGATCATTATGTAGATAAAACCAATTGGAGAAAGATGCTTCAGTGTACAGCGGAATCATGTGATTTAATTTTTGAAAAATCAAAAGTTGAAAATTTAATTCCGGCTGAGGTTAAGGACTATTTCTACAGCCAGAAAAATGACGTTTACGATTTGAATTATCCTGTTTTATATTATCCCACAAAAGTTGCAAGTTTGAATTTAGATAAAACACCTTCCTTTCAGGGAAAACTGGTTGGAATAAAAGGCCAGTACTTAATTTTTGAAAACGGAGCCGTATTTAATGTCCGCGGATCAGAAGGATATATGGTCAATATAAACGTCTAG
- a CDS encoding glycosyltransferase family 9 protein, producing the protein MSNSKNVNINKVRRGLMRTLTKNIGAANVSKSGTIDTSKIKKVLICRPNGRLGNLLLVTPLIQEVEKTFPGCKIDIFVKGTLAPIVLENYDSIDKIIGLPKKPFKELVKYFKVWTLIKKQKYDLVINVDQNSSSGRLAVQFSTAKYKFFGDLPENVQLNYEDHEHIAKYPVYNLRYFLSQFGVEDKKEPVALLDLKLTQEEISKGKEILHNIVDKEKKSIAIFTFATGEKCYNVSWWEEFYTALKEEYKDYNIFEVLPVENVSQINFQAPTFYSKDIREIGSVLANVDVFVGADSGIMHLSSSSKAPTVGLFSVSVLKKYQPYGNNSVGIDTNTLGIPDYIKAINKILNK; encoded by the coding sequence ATGAGCAACTCAAAAAATGTTAACATTAATAAAGTCAGGCGTGGCTTAATGCGCACTTTAACCAAGAATATTGGTGCTGCTAACGTTAGCAAAAGCGGAACAATTGATACAAGTAAAATTAAAAAAGTATTGATCTGCAGACCCAATGGCAGACTTGGTAATTTACTATTAGTTACTCCTCTTATTCAGGAAGTGGAAAAGACATTTCCCGGGTGTAAAATCGATATTTTTGTAAAAGGAACTCTTGCTCCTATAGTTTTAGAAAACTACGATTCTATTGATAAGATAATTGGTCTTCCTAAAAAACCTTTCAAGGAATTAGTAAAATATTTTAAAGTCTGGACTTTAATAAAAAAACAAAAATACGATCTTGTAATAAACGTCGATCAAAATTCTTCTTCCGGTCGATTAGCAGTTCAATTTTCAACTGCTAAATATAAATTTTTTGGAGATCTTCCGGAAAATGTCCAGTTAAATTATGAAGATCATGAGCATATTGCAAAATACCCTGTTTACAATTTAAGATATTTTCTAAGCCAGTTTGGAGTAGAAGATAAAAAAGAACCGGTTGCTCTTCTGGATCTAAAATTAACTCAGGAAGAAATTTCAAAAGGGAAAGAAATTCTACATAATATCGTTGATAAAGAAAAGAAATCTATCGCGATTTTTACATTTGCTACTGGCGAAAAATGTTATAACGTTTCCTGGTGGGAGGAATTTTATACGGCTTTAAAAGAAGAATACAAAGACTATAATATTTTTGAAGTTCTGCCGGTTGAAAATGTATCACAAATTAATTTTCAGGCTCCTACATTCTACAGCAAAGACATTCGTGAAATAGGTTCTGTACTAGCTAATGTGGATGTTTTTGTAGGCGCAGATAGTGGTATCATGCACTTATCAAGTTCTTCAAAAGCACCAACAGTAGGATTGTTTTCGGTTTCGGTACTTAAAAAATATCAGCCATACGGAAATAACAGTGTAGGAATTGATACTAATACATTAGGAATTCCGGATTATATAAAAGCTATAAATAAGATTCTGAATAAATAA
- a CDS encoding AsmA-like C-terminal region-containing protein: MLKKILKVTAIVLVVIVAALFAIPYFFKDQIKAKIADAINESVDAKVSFADADLSLFKNFPNAAVGIEKLVIINKAPFEGDTLVSLGELNLKMSIKELFKGKDEPLNIQGITSENGLINIIFNKDGVGNFDIALKDKKEDDKKDDKSSPLSLKIQNYKIENFTFRYIDQGSKIKMVIDSLNHEGTGDFTNSKLDLNTKTTANVSLDMDKVNYMKNIKLTLDAVLGIDLDQSKYTFKENKALINQLPLEFDGFIQMVKEGQIYDLKFKTPTSSFTNFLGLIPSAYASSLDGVKTTGEFTVDGFAKGKLTDTTVPAFKIAIASNNASFQYPNLPKSVQNIVIDTKIINETGILNDTYVNLDKLSFRIDQDVFSAKANVRNITVNPLVNAALKGTINLANLSKAYPIKMDKPLAGILKADVTTNFDMASVEKSQYQNIKNAGTMSLSGFKYTDENNKSMNISTALVEFNPSTINLKQFNATTGKSDIAINGVLENFYGFMFKKQELKGNFNMSSNQLAVDDFMTSGEPAKKEEKTPAKPAEAMKIPAFLNCTLNAKATTVLYDNLKLKDVSGRLIIKDEKAQLENFKTSIFGGTIGLSGAVSTKTKVPTFDMNLGFNQVDIAQTFTQLDMMKKIAPIAGIINGKLNSTIKLNGNLDEKELTPDLKSLSGDLLGQLLSTTVNAKNSTVLNSLTSNIKFLDLNKLNLNDLKMALSFDDGKVNVKPFDIKYQDIKVTVGGTHGFDQTMNYNLKLDVPAKYLGNEANAFIAKMSPADAAKLQNIPINAVIGGNFSNPKVTTDMKSAVSSLASQVANQQKEKLTQKGASALTDLLNKNTKAKDTTQAAKSEKEQKNQETTKKATDLINGLFKKKN, encoded by the coding sequence ATGTTAAAGAAAATTTTAAAAGTAACTGCCATTGTTCTTGTGGTCATTGTCGCCGCATTATTTGCCATTCCGTATTTTTTTAAGGACCAGATCAAAGCAAAAATTGCCGATGCTATCAACGAAAGTGTTGATGCAAAAGTAAGCTTTGCCGATGCTGATTTAAGTTTGTTTAAAAATTTCCCGAATGCTGCGGTTGGAATCGAGAAACTGGTAATTATAAACAAAGCACCTTTTGAAGGTGATACTTTAGTTTCATTAGGAGAATTAAATCTTAAAATGAGTATTAAAGAACTTTTTAAAGGAAAAGATGAACCATTGAATATTCAGGGAATTACTTCTGAAAATGGTTTGATCAACATTATTTTCAACAAAGATGGTGTTGGGAACTTTGATATTGCTTTAAAAGATAAAAAAGAAGACGATAAAAAAGATGACAAAAGCAGTCCGCTTTCTTTAAAAATCCAAAACTATAAAATTGAGAACTTTACGTTTAGATATATCGATCAGGGTTCAAAAATTAAAATGGTTATTGATAGTTTAAATCATGAAGGAACAGGAGATTTTACCAATTCTAAACTGGATTTAAATACAAAAACTACCGCAAACGTATCTTTAGATATGGATAAAGTGAATTATATGAAAAACATAAAATTGACTTTAGACGCTGTTTTAGGAATCGATTTAGATCAAAGCAAATATACTTTTAAAGAAAACAAAGCTTTGATTAACCAATTGCCGTTAGAATTTGACGGATTTATTCAGATGGTTAAAGAAGGTCAGATTTATGACCTGAAATTTAAAACGCCAACTTCGTCGTTTACTAATTTCTTAGGATTAATTCCATCAGCTTATGCATCAAGTCTTGACGGTGTAAAAACAACCGGAGAATTTACTGTTGATGGTTTTGCAAAAGGAAAATTAACAGACACAACTGTTCCCGCTTTCAAAATTGCTATTGCGTCAAACAATGCTTCTTTCCAATATCCGAACTTGCCAAAATCAGTTCAGAATATTGTAATTGATACTAAAATTATCAACGAAACCGGAATTCTAAACGATACTTATGTAAACTTAGATAAGTTATCTTTTAGAATCGATCAGGACGTTTTCAGCGCTAAAGCAAATGTGAGAAACATTACTGTTAATCCGCTTGTAAATGCTGCTTTAAAAGGAACAATCAACTTAGCAAATCTTTCAAAAGCATATCCTATTAAAATGGATAAACCTTTGGCAGGTATTTTAAAGGCTGATGTTACCACTAATTTTGATATGGCTTCTGTTGAGAAAAGTCAATATCAAAACATCAAAAATGCCGGAACTATGAGTTTATCAGGATTTAAATATACTGATGAAAACAATAAATCTATGAACATCAGCACGGCTTTAGTGGAGTTCAATCCAAGTACAATCAACCTGAAACAGTTTAATGCTACAACAGGAAAAAGTGATATTGCTATAAACGGAGTTCTGGAAAATTTCTACGGTTTTATGTTCAAGAAACAAGAATTGAAAGGAAACTTCAACATGAGTTCAAATCAATTAGCTGTTGATGATTTTATGACTTCTGGAGAACCTGCTAAAAAAGAAGAAAAAACACCTGCAAAACCTGCTGAGGCAATGAAAATCCCGGCTTTCTTAAACTGTACTTTAAATGCTAAAGCAACAACGGTTTTATATGATAATTTAAAACTAAAAGATGTTTCAGGAAGATTGATTATAAAAGATGAAAAGGCACAATTAGAAAACTTTAAAACTTCAATTTTTGGAGGAACAATTGGTTTAAGCGGAGCCGTTTCTACCAAAACTAAAGTGCCAACTTTTGATATGAATTTAGGTTTCAATCAGGTTGATATTGCACAGACATTTACGCAGTTAGACATGATGAAAAAAATTGCGCCAATTGCCGGAATTATTAATGGTAAATTAAATTCGACTATTAAATTAAACGGAAATTTAGATGAGAAAGAATTAACTCCTGATTTAAAATCTCTTTCTGGAGATTTATTAGGACAATTGCTTTCTACAACTGTAAATGCTAAAAATTCTACTGTTTTAAACTCATTAACTTCAAACATTAAATTTCTGGATTTAAATAAATTGAATTTGAATGATTTAAAAATGGCTTTATCTTTTGATGACGGAAAAGTAAACGTAAAACCTTTCGATATTAAATATCAGGATATTAAAGTAACGGTTGGCGGAACTCACGGTTTTGACCAAACGATGAATTACAACTTAAAACTGGATGTTCCTGCTAAATATTTAGGAAACGAAGCAAATGCTTTTATTGCTAAAATGTCTCCTGCAGATGCTGCAAAACTGCAAAACATTCCGATTAATGCCGTTATTGGCGGAAACTTTTCAAATCCTAAAGTTACTACAGATATGAAAAGTGCTGTTTCCAGCTTAGCGTCGCAAGTGGCTAATCAGCAAAAAGAAAAACTGACACAAAAAGGTGCTTCTGCTTTGACTGATTTACTTAACAAAAACACAAAAGCCAAAGACACAACTCAGGCAGCTAAAAGTGAGAAAGAACAAAAAAATCAGGAAACTACTAAAAAAGCAACTGATTTAATCAATGGTCTTTTCAAAAAGAAAAACTAA
- a CDS encoding alpha/beta hydrolase has product MKNIVLFFIALFLVSANAQTAKQDTFTETNVTLKINIDQLFGTLTVPNEVKKCPVALIIAGSGPTDRNGNNPMMKNNSLKMLAEALAKNGIASLRFDKRGIGESKASAVAESSLVFENYTEDVKSWINFLKQDKRFTQLTIIGHSEGSLIGMIAGAKANKFISIAGAGESADKLIKSQITSKSNKQLEDMTFPIIDSLKAGNKVNKVDPLLNSLFRASIQPYLISWFKYDPQTEIKKLNIPVLIIQGNNDLQVSVKDAEELSKAKTNSELVIVDKMNHIMKVIDGDKQANMASYTNETHPISETMVNKIVSFIKK; this is encoded by the coding sequence ATGAAAAATATAGTTCTGTTTTTTATCGCTTTATTTTTGGTATCTGCAAATGCGCAAACGGCAAAACAAGATACTTTTACAGAAACGAATGTTACTTTAAAAATCAATATTGATCAGCTTTTTGGTACGCTTACCGTTCCTAATGAAGTAAAAAAATGTCCGGTTGCTTTGATAATTGCGGGTTCTGGTCCAACAGACAGAAACGGAAATAACCCGATGATGAAAAATAATTCCTTAAAAATGCTGGCCGAAGCGCTTGCAAAAAACGGAATTGCATCTTTACGTTTTGATAAAAGAGGAATTGGCGAAAGTAAAGCTTCTGCCGTTGCTGAATCGAGTCTCGTTTTTGAAAATTATACAGAAGATGTCAAAAGCTGGATTAACTTTTTAAAACAAGACAAACGTTTTACACAATTAACAATTATTGGTCACAGTGAAGGATCTTTAATAGGAATGATTGCCGGAGCCAAAGCCAATAAATTTATTTCGATTGCCGGAGCGGGAGAATCTGCAGATAAATTAATAAAATCTCAGATTACTTCAAAATCAAACAAACAATTAGAGGACATGACTTTCCCTATTATAGACAGTCTGAAAGCTGGAAATAAAGTAAACAAAGTCGATCCACTTTTAAATTCACTTTTCAGGGCCAGCATTCAGCCGTATTTGATTTCATGGTTTAAATATGATCCGCAGACAGAAATTAAAAAGCTAAATATTCCGGTTTTAATCATTCAGGGAAATAATGATTTGCAAGTTTCGGTAAAAGATGCAGAGGAATTATCAAAAGCAAAAACAAATTCAGAACTGGTAATCGTTGATAAAATGAACCATATTATGAAAGTTATCGATGGCGATAAACAGGCAAATATGGCAAGTTATACAAACGAAACCCACCCTATTTCTGAAACGATGGTAAATAAGATTGTTTCTTTTATTAAAAAATAG
- the sppA gene encoding signal peptide peptidase SppA — translation MKFLGNVIATVVGIFVFIMLFFFGAILISAIFSDGDKVTVKNDSVIELDLKQIDNDYAGKYKDPWVTVFSDKKGIGLTDVINAIEAAETDDNIKGISILNDESSLGLAQYKDLRNALESFKKSGKFVWAYANTYSQKEYYLNSVADKIYLNPAGDLDFKGLSSEVMFFKDFQEKSGIHMEVIRHGKYKSAVEPFLENKMSDANREQVTALLNSIWSTVCSDISKSRNIPVEKLNEIANGLLARTPEMAKTQRLVDIVAYEDVYHNAIRKALKVKDDEDYNKISILDYTQNHLTTALMNTADNQIAVIYAQGEIASGEGDVNVIGEGSMRRSLQEARKNEDIKAIVLRIDSPGGSALTSDLIWREIEVTKKVKPVVVSMGNYAASGGYYIACNANKIFAESNTITGSIGVFGVLPNFTPLANKLGINTEQVKTHENSANYSPFVPVDEKFKAFTLEGVEQIYKTFVTHVAEGRKMTFAQVDSIAQGRVWSGTEALKIGLVDKIGGLNDAIAEAAKMAKIKDYSTQNYPEYEKTFGDLMGNLPFAQSKEAFIKEEIGEENYMLIEQVKRLQRQKGVQAMMPFGINIK, via the coding sequence ATGAAGTTTTTAGGAAATGTAATTGCCACAGTTGTTGGTATTTTTGTATTTATTATGCTTTTCTTTTTTGGAGCAATCCTAATTAGCGCCATTTTTAGCGATGGTGATAAAGTCACGGTTAAAAACGATTCGGTTATCGAATTAGATTTAAAACAAATTGATAACGATTATGCAGGAAAATACAAAGATCCGTGGGTAACCGTTTTTTCAGATAAAAAAGGTATTGGTTTAACCGATGTTATTAATGCTATTGAAGCGGCAGAAACCGACGATAATATTAAAGGAATTTCAATCTTAAACGATGAGTCTTCATTAGGACTTGCGCAATATAAAGATTTGAGAAATGCGCTGGAAAGCTTCAAAAAATCTGGAAAATTTGTCTGGGCTTACGCCAATACCTATTCGCAGAAAGAATATTACTTAAATTCTGTTGCCGATAAAATTTATTTGAATCCGGCCGGAGATTTAGATTTTAAAGGACTTTCGTCTGAAGTGATGTTCTTTAAAGATTTTCAGGAAAAATCAGGAATCCACATGGAAGTAATTCGTCACGGAAAATATAAAAGTGCCGTTGAACCGTTTTTAGAAAACAAAATGAGCGATGCCAACAGAGAGCAGGTTACAGCACTTTTAAATTCTATTTGGTCTACCGTTTGCAGCGATATCTCAAAAAGTAGAAACATTCCGGTTGAAAAATTAAACGAAATTGCCAACGGATTATTAGCCAGAACTCCTGAAATGGCAAAAACACAGCGTTTGGTAGATATTGTGGCTTATGAAGATGTGTACCACAATGCCATCCGAAAAGCTTTGAAAGTAAAAGATGATGAAGATTATAATAAAATTTCAATTTTAGATTATACTCAAAACCATCTAACTACCGCTTTAATGAATACTGCTGATAATCAAATTGCCGTTATTTACGCTCAAGGCGAAATTGCCAGCGGCGAAGGCGATGTAAACGTTATTGGTGAAGGCTCAATGCGTCGTTCTCTGCAGGAAGCCAGAAAAAATGAAGACATAAAAGCAATTGTTTTAAGAATTGACAGCCCGGGCGGAAGCGCATTGACTTCTGATTTAATCTGGAGAGAAATTGAAGTTACCAAAAAAGTAAAACCTGTTGTAGTTTCTATGGGTAATTACGCAGCTTCTGGAGGTTATTATATTGCCTGCAACGCTAATAAGATTTTTGCAGAAAGCAACACTATTACAGGTTCTATCGGGGTTTTTGGAGTATTACCAAACTTCACTCCGCTTGCCAATAAATTAGGAATCAATACAGAGCAGGTAAAAACACACGAAAATTCAGCCAACTACAGTCCATTTGTTCCTGTTGATGAAAAATTCAAAGCTTTTACACTTGAAGGTGTTGAACAGATCTACAAAACCTTTGTTACGCATGTTGCAGAAGGCAGAAAAATGACTTTTGCACAAGTTGATTCAATTGCTCAGGGAAGAGTATGGTCTGGAACAGAAGCTTTAAAAATTGGATTGGTTGATAAAATTGGAGGCTTAAATGATGCGATTGCCGAAGCTGCTAAAATGGCTAAAATCAAAGATTACAGCACACAAAATTATCCTGAATACGAAAAAACTTTTGGCGATTTAATGGGTAATCTGCCTTTTGCCCAATCTAAAGAAGCTTTTATAAAAGAAGAAATTGGCGAAGAAAACTACATGCTTATCGAGCAGGTAAAAAGATTACAGAGACAAAAAGGTGTTCAGGCGATGATGCCTTTTGGAATAAACATTAAATAA